In a single window of the Oenanthe melanoleuca isolate GR-GAL-2019-014 chromosome 28, OMel1.0, whole genome shotgun sequence genome:
- the POLR2E gene encoding DNA-directed RNA polymerases I, II, and III subunit RPABC1: protein MDDEEETYRLWKIRKTIMQLCHDRGYLVTQDELDQTLEEFKAQFGDKPSEGRPRRTDLTVLVAHNDDPTDQMFVFFPEEPKVGIKTIKMYCQRMQEENITRALIVVQQGMTPSAKQSLVDMAPKYILEQFLQQELLINITEHELVPEHVVMTKEEVTELLARYKLRENQLPRIQAGDPVARYFGIKRGQVVKIIRPSETAGRYITYRLVQ, encoded by the exons ATGGACGACGAGGAGGAGACGTACCGGCTGTGGAAAATCCGCAAGACCATCATGCAG ctgtgCCACGACCGCGGGTACCTGGTGACCCAGGACGAGCTGGACCAGACGCTGGAGGAGTTCAAGGCGCAGTTTGGGGACAAGCCCAGCGAGGGCCGCCCCCGTCGCACCGACCTGACCGTGCTGGTGGCTCACAACGACGATCCCACCGACCAGATGTTCGTGTTCTTCCCCG AGGAGCCCAAGGTGGGGATCAAGACGATCAAGATGTACTGCCAGCGCATGCAGGAGGAGAACATCACCCGGGCACTGATCGTGGTGCAGCAGGGAATGACCCCCTCGGCCAAGCAG TCCCTGGTTGACATGGCTCCCAAATACATCCTGGagcagttcctgcagcaggagcttcTCATCAACATCACAGAGCATGAG CTGGTGCCAGAGCACGTGGTGATGACAAAGGAGGAAGTAACAGAGCTGCTAGCCCGATA caaactgAGGGAGAACCAGCTCCCCAGGATCCAGGCTGGGGACCCTGTGGCTCGGTACTTCGGGATAAAGCGTGGCCAg GTAGTGAAGATCATCAGGCCCAGTGAGACAGCGGGCAGGTACATCACCTACAGACTGGTGCAGTGA
- the ARHGAP45 gene encoding rho GTPase-activating protein 45 isoform X2, translating into MFSRKKRELIKTPSISKKSRAGSPVPQTLPDLSRKDCLEAPGCGVGELPPGSAKLSSSPSAVGTLKRPTSLSRHASAAGFSLPAAPRNVPKGHKTPTSYSPMEGGDGPFIDPEDISQLLADVARFADALEKLRDVVLRDDPTEPQRPLAHECLGETLRILRQVINKYPLLNTLEILTAAGTLISKVKGFHYESNNEADKWEFEKAVEIIAVSFSSTVSEFLMGEVDSSTILSIPPSDQNQTMESLYGGIPGPRGDGVPSGMDSYDTARPPAEEVDVMLQRCEGGVDAALQYTKTISKYMKDLIGYMEKRTVLEMEFAKGLQKMANSCKQTISQETNMPFLSIYLLALEQDMEHGTSVLQAANTLQQQTFLMPLMVRRLDHEKRRKEIKEQWHRAQRKLQEAEGNLRKAKQTYMQRSEEHDKAKYMAVKAEEEQQNTTSSITTKTLDKKRRLEEEAKNKAEEAMATYRTCVADANTQKQELEDTKVNSLRQIHEVIKQTDQVIKSATISFYQTMHMQTAPLPVNFQTLCESSKLYDPGQQYASHVRQLQRGDEPDVQYDFEPYVSHNAWSPFTRPRKGSFNTSEFSSSAEGAGAGSEGAAGAKEAPSGAGAAERRGGRGHQVHKSWPTSVAEADSSLDSSAGEFSHKLQRLSSNGTASSSEELEEKDGTSTPFEQSINGITPELAAPTGPFRNVGLSKAAQTHRLRKLRAPSKCRECNSYVYFQGAECEECCLACHKKCLETLAIQCGHKKLQGKLQLFGQDFTKASQGSPDGIPFIVKKCISEIEKRALKTKGIYRVNGVKTRVEKLCQAFENGKELVELSQASPHDISNVLKLYLRQLPEPLMPFRLYNELMGLAKESLQGGEAKGRSGKGGPELVDRGADTDQVVLSLVLKLRELLKELPCENLATLQYLLQHLRRIMEVEQDNKMTSGNLGIVFGPTLMRPRPTDATISLSSLVDYPHQARIIEALIIFYPTIFEHKDLAPASRRGSGATEEAHSGSQPVAPLGTSPYLELPSDKGDLAFSADSLTESGDRSVDSDSELEDSAEPRTHLSKQGSETSTEEVHFCDEGSEGLRSRSCSVGQSDAEGSAPRCCSPGDEQSDGEEQPESRSPATPRDATNQPGTPRGHGSHELQPRFT; encoded by the exons GACCTGTCCCGCAAGGATTGCCTGGAGGCTCCGGGCTGCGGCGTGGGGGAGCTGCCCCCGGGCAGTGccaagctcagcagcagccccagcgcCGTGGGCACCCTGAAGCGCCCCACCAGCCTGAGCCGCCATGCCAGCGCCGCCGGCTTCTCCCTGCCCGCTGCCCCCCGTAATGTGCCCAAGGGCCACAAGACCCCCACGTCCTACAGCCCCATGGAGGGCGGGGACGGTCCCTTCATCGACCCCGAGGAcatctcccagctgctggcGGACGTCGCCCGCTTCGCCGATGCCCTGGAGAAGCTGCGGGATGTGGTTCTGCGCGATG ACCCCACGGAGCCCCAGCGGCCGCTGGCCCATGAGTGCCTGGGTGAAACCCTGCGCATCCTGCGCCAGGTCATCAACAAGTACCCCCTGCTCAACACCCTGGAGATCCTGACGGCCGCTGGCACCCTCATCTCCAAAGTCAAGG GTTTCCACTACGAATCCAACAATGAGGCAGACAAGTGGGAGTTCGAGAAGGCCGTGGAGATCATCGCCGTGTCCTTCAGCAGCAC GGTGTCTGAGTTCCTCATGGGGGAGGTGGACAGCAGCaccatcctctccatcccacccaGTGACCAGAACCAG ACCATGGAGAGCCTCTATGGGGGGATTCCTGGGCCTAGAGGAGATGGAGTGCCCTCAGGAATGGACAGCTATGACACAG CCCGTCCTCCAGCCGAGGAGGTGGACGTGATGCTGCAGCGCTGTGAGGGGGGCGTGGACGCTGCCCTGCAGTACACCAAAACCATCTCCAAGTACATGAAGGACCTGATCGGGTACATGGAGAAAAGGACCGTACTGG AGATGGAGTTTGCCAAAGGGCTCCAGAAGATGGCAAACAGCTGCAAGCAAACCATCAGTCAAGAG acCAACATGCCTTTCCTGTCCATCTAtctgctggccctggagcagGACATGGAGCACGGGACCTCAGTTCTGCAGGCAGCCaacaccctgcagcagcaaaccttCCTCATG CCACTGATGGTGAGACGCCTGGACCATGAGAAACGCAGGAAGGAGATCAAGGAGCAGTGGCACCGGGCACAGAGGAAGCTG CAAGAGGCGGAGGGGAACCTGCGCAAGGCCAAGCAGACGTACATGCAGCGCAGCGAGGAGCACGACAAGGCCAAGTACATGGCGGtgaaagcagaggaggagcagcaaaacaccaccagcagcatcaCCACCAAAACCCTGGACAAGAAGAGGCGGCTGGAAGAGGAAGCCAAGAACAAG GCAGAAGAGGCCATGGCCACGTACCGCACCTGTGTGGCCGACGCAAACACgcagaagcaggagctggaggacaCCAAGGTGAACTCCCTGCGGCAGATCCATGAAGTGATCAAACAGACTGACCAGGTCATCAAGTCG GCCACCATCTCCTTCTACCAGACCATGCACATGCAGACAGCACCGCTGCCCGTGAATTTCCAGACCCTGTGTGAGAGCAGCAAGCTGTACGACCCGGGCCAGCAGTACGCGTCCCACGTGCGGCAGCTGCAGCGCGGCGACGAGCCCGACGTCCAGTACGACTTCGAGCCCTACGTGTCCCACAACGCCTG GTCTCCCTTTACTCGGCCACGGAAGGGCAGCTTCAATACCAGCGAGTTCTCCTCGAGTGCagagggggctggggctggctcagagggagcagcaggagccaaggAGGCACCaagtggggctggagcagccgAGAGAAGAG GTGGGAGGGGACACCAGGTCCATAAATCCTGGCCAACCTCTGTCGCTGAGGCTGACAGCAGCCTGGATTCCAGTGCAG GTGAATTCAGCCACAAGCTCCAGCGGCTGTCATCCAACGGCACTGCATCCTccagtgaggagctggaggagaaggacGGGACCAGCACTCCCTTTGAGCAGA GCATCAACGGGATCAcccctgagctggcagctcccacagggCCCTTCAGGAATGTTGGTTTGTCCAAAGCTGCCCAGACCCATCGGCTCAGGAAGCTCCGTGCCCCTTCCAAATGTCGGGAGTGCAACAGCTACGTCTACTTCCAGGGAGCTGAGTGTGAGGAg tGCTGCCTAGCCTGCCACAAGAAGTGCCTGGAGACCTTGGCCATCCAGTGTGGGCACAAGAAGCTCCAagggaagctgcagctcttTGGGCAGGACTTCACAAAGGCATCTCAGGGCAGCCCGGATGGGATCCCCTTCATTGTcaagaaatgcatttcagaGATCGAGAAGAGGGCCCTGAAAACAAAG GGCATCTACCGAGTTAACGGTGTCAAGACCCGTGTGGAGAAGCTTTGCCAGGCCTTTGAGAATGGGAAGGAGCTGGTGGAGCTGTCCCAGGCCTCCCCCCACGACATCAGCAACGTCCTGAAGCTCTACCTGAGACAG CTGCCGGAGCCCCTGATGCCGTTCAGGCTGTACAACGAGCTGATGGGGCTGGCCAAGGAGAGCCTGCAGGGCGGGGAGGCCAAGGGCCGCAGCGGGAAGGGCGGCCCCGAGCTGGTGGACAGAGGAGCTGACACCGACCAGGTGGTGCTGAGCCTGGTGctgaagctgagggagctgctgaaggagctCCCCTGCGAGAACCTGGCCACGCTGCAGtacctcctgcagcacctgaggAG GATCATGGAAGTGGAACAGGACAACAAGATGACTTCAGGCAACCTGGGCATCGTCTTTGGGCCAACGCTGATGCGCCCCAGGCCCACAGATGCCACCATTTCCTTGTCCTCTCTGGTGGATTATCCACACCAAGCTCGGATCATTGAGGCACTCATCATCTTCTACCCCACCATCTTCGAGCACAAGGACCTGGCACCAGCCAGCAGACGCGGCTCAGGCGCCACGGAGGAG GCCCACTCAGGCTCCCAGCCTGTGGCTCCTCTTGGCACCAGCCCCTACCTGGAGCTGCCGTCGGACAAGGGCGATTTGGCTTTCAGCGCTGACTCACTCACAG AGTCTGGTGACCGCTCCGTGGACTCTGACTCGGAGCTGGAGGACAGCGCGGAGCCACGGACACACCTGAGCAAGCAGGGCAGCGAGACCAGCACGGAGGAAGTTCATTTCTGTGATGAGGGGAGCGAGGGGCTGCGGAGCCGCAGTTGCAGCGTGGGCCAGTCCGATGCAGAGGGCTCCGCTCCccgctgctgcagccctggggacgAGCAAAGCGATGGGGAGGAACAGCCCGAGAGCCGCAGCCCTGCCACGCCCAGGGATGCCACAAACCAGCCCGGCACCCCTCGGGGCCACGGCAGCCACGAGCTGCAGCCCCGGTTCACCTAA
- the GPX4 gene encoding phospholipid hydroperoxide glutathione peroxidase, which produces MGWAGALRGALRCRWAAARAARSGPGRSAARSMCAQADDWRSAKAIYDFHALDIDGNDVSLEKYRGDVCIITNVASKUGKTAVNYTQLVDMHARYAERGLRILGFPCNQFGKQEPGDNAQIKAFAENYGVKFDMYSKIDVNGDDAHPLWKWMKEQPKGRGTLGNAIKWNFTKFLINREGQVVKRYSPMEDPYVIEKDLPAYL; this is translated from the exons ATGGGCTGGGCGGGCGCGCTGCGGGGCGCGCTGCGGTGCCGGtgggcggcggcgcgggcagCGCGGTCGGGACCAGGGCGGAGCGCGGCGCGGAGCATG TGTGCCCAGGCGGACGACTGGCGCTCGGCTAAGGCCATCTACGATTTTCACGCCCTCGACATCGATGGCAACGACGTGTCCCTGGAGAAGTACCG GGGCGACGTCTGTATCATCACCAACGTGGCCTCCAAGTGAGGGAAAACCGCGGTAAACTATACTCAGCTTGTCGACATGCACGCCCGATACGCTGAGAGGGGTTTACGCATCCTGGGCTTTCCCTGCAACCAGTTTGGGAAGCAG GAGCCCGGGGACAACGCTCAAATCAAGGCATTTGCTGAGAACTACGGGGTGAAGTTCGACATGTACAGCAAGATCGATGTCAACGGGGATGATGCTCACCCCCTCTGGAAGTGGATGAAGGAGCAGCCCAAAGGGAGAGGGACCCTGGGCAA tGCAATAAAATGGAACTTCACCAAG TTCCTCATTAACCGGGAAGGTCAAGTGGTGAAGAGGTACAGCCCGATGGAAGATCCCTAT GTGATCGAGAAGGACTTGCCTGCCTACCTgtag
- the ARHGAP45 gene encoding rho GTPase-activating protein 45 isoform X1 translates to MLGRAAGKKSYSPSAAAGRAHPPQRSLDSLPRTPAVRLTDLSRKDCLEAPGCGVGELPPGSAKLSSSPSAVGTLKRPTSLSRHASAAGFSLPAAPRNVPKGHKTPTSYSPMEGGDGPFIDPEDISQLLADVARFADALEKLRDVVLRDDPTEPQRPLAHECLGETLRILRQVINKYPLLNTLEILTAAGTLISKVKGFHYESNNEADKWEFEKAVEIIAVSFSSTVSEFLMGEVDSSTILSIPPSDQNQTMESLYGGIPGPRGDGVPSGMDSYDTARPPAEEVDVMLQRCEGGVDAALQYTKTISKYMKDLIGYMEKRTVLEMEFAKGLQKMANSCKQTISQETNMPFLSIYLLALEQDMEHGTSVLQAANTLQQQTFLMPLMVRRLDHEKRRKEIKEQWHRAQRKLQEAEGNLRKAKQTYMQRSEEHDKAKYMAVKAEEEQQNTTSSITTKTLDKKRRLEEEAKNKAEEAMATYRTCVADANTQKQELEDTKVNSLRQIHEVIKQTDQVIKSATISFYQTMHMQTAPLPVNFQTLCESSKLYDPGQQYASHVRQLQRGDEPDVQYDFEPYVSHNAWSPFTRPRKGSFNTSEFSSSAEGAGAGSEGAAGAKEAPSGAGAAERRGGRGHQVHKSWPTSVAEADSSLDSSAGEFSHKLQRLSSNGTASSSEELEEKDGTSTPFEQSINGITPELAAPTGPFRNVGLSKAAQTHRLRKLRAPSKCRECNSYVYFQGAECEECCLACHKKCLETLAIQCGHKKLQGKLQLFGQDFTKASQGSPDGIPFIVKKCISEIEKRALKTKGIYRVNGVKTRVEKLCQAFENGKELVELSQASPHDISNVLKLYLRQLPEPLMPFRLYNELMGLAKESLQGGEAKGRSGKGGPELVDRGADTDQVVLSLVLKLRELLKELPCENLATLQYLLQHLRRIMEVEQDNKMTSGNLGIVFGPTLMRPRPTDATISLSSLVDYPHQARIIEALIIFYPTIFEHKDLAPASRRGSGATEEAHSGSQPVAPLGTSPYLELPSDKGDLAFSADSLTESGDRSVDSDSELEDSAEPRTHLSKQGSETSTEEVHFCDEGSEGLRSRSCSVGQSDAEGSAPRCCSPGDEQSDGEEQPESRSPATPRDATNQPGTPRGHGSHELQPRFT, encoded by the exons ATGCTCGGCCGGGCTGCGGGCAAGAAAAGCTACAGCCCCTCGGCGGCGGCGGGCAGAGCCCACCCGCCCCAGCGCTCCCTGGACTCGCTGCCCCGCACGCCCGCCGTGAGGCTGACG GACCTGTCCCGCAAGGATTGCCTGGAGGCTCCGGGCTGCGGCGTGGGGGAGCTGCCCCCGGGCAGTGccaagctcagcagcagccccagcgcCGTGGGCACCCTGAAGCGCCCCACCAGCCTGAGCCGCCATGCCAGCGCCGCCGGCTTCTCCCTGCCCGCTGCCCCCCGTAATGTGCCCAAGGGCCACAAGACCCCCACGTCCTACAGCCCCATGGAGGGCGGGGACGGTCCCTTCATCGACCCCGAGGAcatctcccagctgctggcGGACGTCGCCCGCTTCGCCGATGCCCTGGAGAAGCTGCGGGATGTGGTTCTGCGCGATG ACCCCACGGAGCCCCAGCGGCCGCTGGCCCATGAGTGCCTGGGTGAAACCCTGCGCATCCTGCGCCAGGTCATCAACAAGTACCCCCTGCTCAACACCCTGGAGATCCTGACGGCCGCTGGCACCCTCATCTCCAAAGTCAAGG GTTTCCACTACGAATCCAACAATGAGGCAGACAAGTGGGAGTTCGAGAAGGCCGTGGAGATCATCGCCGTGTCCTTCAGCAGCAC GGTGTCTGAGTTCCTCATGGGGGAGGTGGACAGCAGCaccatcctctccatcccacccaGTGACCAGAACCAG ACCATGGAGAGCCTCTATGGGGGGATTCCTGGGCCTAGAGGAGATGGAGTGCCCTCAGGAATGGACAGCTATGACACAG CCCGTCCTCCAGCCGAGGAGGTGGACGTGATGCTGCAGCGCTGTGAGGGGGGCGTGGACGCTGCCCTGCAGTACACCAAAACCATCTCCAAGTACATGAAGGACCTGATCGGGTACATGGAGAAAAGGACCGTACTGG AGATGGAGTTTGCCAAAGGGCTCCAGAAGATGGCAAACAGCTGCAAGCAAACCATCAGTCAAGAG acCAACATGCCTTTCCTGTCCATCTAtctgctggccctggagcagGACATGGAGCACGGGACCTCAGTTCTGCAGGCAGCCaacaccctgcagcagcaaaccttCCTCATG CCACTGATGGTGAGACGCCTGGACCATGAGAAACGCAGGAAGGAGATCAAGGAGCAGTGGCACCGGGCACAGAGGAAGCTG CAAGAGGCGGAGGGGAACCTGCGCAAGGCCAAGCAGACGTACATGCAGCGCAGCGAGGAGCACGACAAGGCCAAGTACATGGCGGtgaaagcagaggaggagcagcaaaacaccaccagcagcatcaCCACCAAAACCCTGGACAAGAAGAGGCGGCTGGAAGAGGAAGCCAAGAACAAG GCAGAAGAGGCCATGGCCACGTACCGCACCTGTGTGGCCGACGCAAACACgcagaagcaggagctggaggacaCCAAGGTGAACTCCCTGCGGCAGATCCATGAAGTGATCAAACAGACTGACCAGGTCATCAAGTCG GCCACCATCTCCTTCTACCAGACCATGCACATGCAGACAGCACCGCTGCCCGTGAATTTCCAGACCCTGTGTGAGAGCAGCAAGCTGTACGACCCGGGCCAGCAGTACGCGTCCCACGTGCGGCAGCTGCAGCGCGGCGACGAGCCCGACGTCCAGTACGACTTCGAGCCCTACGTGTCCCACAACGCCTG GTCTCCCTTTACTCGGCCACGGAAGGGCAGCTTCAATACCAGCGAGTTCTCCTCGAGTGCagagggggctggggctggctcagagggagcagcaggagccaaggAGGCACCaagtggggctggagcagccgAGAGAAGAG GTGGGAGGGGACACCAGGTCCATAAATCCTGGCCAACCTCTGTCGCTGAGGCTGACAGCAGCCTGGATTCCAGTGCAG GTGAATTCAGCCACAAGCTCCAGCGGCTGTCATCCAACGGCACTGCATCCTccagtgaggagctggaggagaaggacGGGACCAGCACTCCCTTTGAGCAGA GCATCAACGGGATCAcccctgagctggcagctcccacagggCCCTTCAGGAATGTTGGTTTGTCCAAAGCTGCCCAGACCCATCGGCTCAGGAAGCTCCGTGCCCCTTCCAAATGTCGGGAGTGCAACAGCTACGTCTACTTCCAGGGAGCTGAGTGTGAGGAg tGCTGCCTAGCCTGCCACAAGAAGTGCCTGGAGACCTTGGCCATCCAGTGTGGGCACAAGAAGCTCCAagggaagctgcagctcttTGGGCAGGACTTCACAAAGGCATCTCAGGGCAGCCCGGATGGGATCCCCTTCATTGTcaagaaatgcatttcagaGATCGAGAAGAGGGCCCTGAAAACAAAG GGCATCTACCGAGTTAACGGTGTCAAGACCCGTGTGGAGAAGCTTTGCCAGGCCTTTGAGAATGGGAAGGAGCTGGTGGAGCTGTCCCAGGCCTCCCCCCACGACATCAGCAACGTCCTGAAGCTCTACCTGAGACAG CTGCCGGAGCCCCTGATGCCGTTCAGGCTGTACAACGAGCTGATGGGGCTGGCCAAGGAGAGCCTGCAGGGCGGGGAGGCCAAGGGCCGCAGCGGGAAGGGCGGCCCCGAGCTGGTGGACAGAGGAGCTGACACCGACCAGGTGGTGCTGAGCCTGGTGctgaagctgagggagctgctgaaggagctCCCCTGCGAGAACCTGGCCACGCTGCAGtacctcctgcagcacctgaggAG GATCATGGAAGTGGAACAGGACAACAAGATGACTTCAGGCAACCTGGGCATCGTCTTTGGGCCAACGCTGATGCGCCCCAGGCCCACAGATGCCACCATTTCCTTGTCCTCTCTGGTGGATTATCCACACCAAGCTCGGATCATTGAGGCACTCATCATCTTCTACCCCACCATCTTCGAGCACAAGGACCTGGCACCAGCCAGCAGACGCGGCTCAGGCGCCACGGAGGAG GCCCACTCAGGCTCCCAGCCTGTGGCTCCTCTTGGCACCAGCCCCTACCTGGAGCTGCCGTCGGACAAGGGCGATTTGGCTTTCAGCGCTGACTCACTCACAG AGTCTGGTGACCGCTCCGTGGACTCTGACTCGGAGCTGGAGGACAGCGCGGAGCCACGGACACACCTGAGCAAGCAGGGCAGCGAGACCAGCACGGAGGAAGTTCATTTCTGTGATGAGGGGAGCGAGGGGCTGCGGAGCCGCAGTTGCAGCGTGGGCCAGTCCGATGCAGAGGGCTCCGCTCCccgctgctgcagccctggggacgAGCAAAGCGATGGGGAGGAACAGCCCGAGAGCCGCAGCCCTGCCACGCCCAGGGATGCCACAAACCAGCCCGGCACCCCTCGGGGCCACGGCAGCCACGAGCTGCAGCCCCGGTTCACCTAA